The Geobacter sp. genome has a window encoding:
- the thiH gene encoding 2-iminoacetate synthase ThiH, which produces MNFFELIQTYHPDDVLARIEAKRSEDVERALGADRLREEELMALLSPAAEPFLEQMAQKAHRITRQRFGNTILMYAPLYISNLCTNGCLYCGFNATNQVPRQTLTLDEAEREARVLHDRGFRHLLLVTGEAPKAVDNDYLAAVVRRLRPLFSSISIEVYPMDEAGYGQMVEAGVDGLTVYQETYDQALYAQMHPFGKKRDYAFRLLAPERGGAAGLRRIGIGALLGLGQFRVESFFTGLHALHLSRHFWRSHLSVSFPRMRPAEGGFAPLNPVTDRQFVQLLCALRLLMPDAGLVLSTRESAELRDNLLPLGITQMSAGSSTAPGGYASPEESTRQFNISDERSAEAVEQMIKSQGYEVVWKDWDRAFLDRPAPHVAPDGTSSALAAH; this is translated from the coding sequence ATGAACTTTTTCGAGCTGATCCAGACCTATCATCCCGACGATGTGCTTGCCCGCATCGAGGCAAAGCGGTCCGAAGACGTGGAGCGGGCGCTCGGCGCCGACCGTTTGCGGGAAGAGGAGCTGATGGCCCTGCTCTCCCCTGCGGCAGAGCCGTTTCTGGAACAGATGGCCCAGAAGGCCCACCGCATCACCCGTCAGCGCTTCGGCAACACCATCCTGATGTATGCCCCGCTCTATATCTCCAACCTCTGCACCAACGGCTGTCTCTACTGCGGCTTCAACGCCACCAACCAGGTCCCCCGCCAGACCCTGACCCTGGACGAAGCCGAACGGGAAGCCAGGGTCCTGCATGATCGCGGCTTCCGCCACCTGTTACTGGTGACCGGCGAGGCGCCGAAGGCCGTGGACAACGACTATCTCGCCGCGGTGGTACGGCGCCTGCGGCCGCTCTTCAGCTCCATATCCATCGAAGTCTACCCCATGGACGAGGCAGGCTATGGCCAGATGGTCGAAGCAGGCGTCGATGGCCTGACTGTCTACCAGGAGACCTACGATCAGGCGCTCTATGCCCAGATGCACCCCTTTGGCAAAAAGCGCGACTACGCCTTCAGGCTGCTGGCCCCGGAGCGGGGAGGCGCAGCCGGTCTGCGCCGGATCGGGATCGGGGCACTGCTCGGCCTCGGGCAGTTCCGGGTGGAGAGCTTCTTCACCGGCCTCCATGCCCTCCACCTGTCGCGCCACTTCTGGCGTTCCCACTTAAGCGTCTCCTTCCCCCGCATGCGCCCGGCCGAAGGAGGGTTTGCTCCGCTCAACCCGGTTACGGACCGGCAGTTCGTCCAGCTCCTCTGCGCTTTGCGCCTTTTGATGCCCGACGCCGGGCTGGTCCTCTCCACCCGCGAAAGTGCAGAACTGCGCGACAACCTGCTGCCGCTCGGCATCACCCAGATGAGCGCCGGCTCCAGCACCGCTCCGGGCGGTTACGCCAGCCCGGAAGAGAGCACGCGCCAGTTCAACATCAGCGACGAGCGCTCGGCAGAGGCAGTGGAACAGATGATCAAAAGCCAGGGGTACGAGGTAGTCTGGAAGGATTGGGACAGGGCTTTTCTGGACCGGCCTGCCCCCCATGTCGCCCCTGACGGCACTTCATCGGCTCTGGCAGCGCACTGA
- the thiE gene encoding thiamine phosphate synthase has product MPVDFDLYLITDRHQTGGRDLPTVVGEALAGGARAVQLREKDLSSRELYELALELRKLTERHGARLIINDRIDIALAVNADGVHLGKESIPIHRARKLLGPTRLIGVSCHNQICALTAEENGADFITFGPVFFTPSKAQYGEPVGTDKLETVAQQLKMPVFGLGGINLRNTPQVLNAHAHGIALISAIIAAPEPARAAQDLLAAIAGVKAQSPVTD; this is encoded by the coding sequence ATGCCCGTCGATTTTGACCTCTACCTCATCACCGACCGTCACCAGACCGGCGGCAGAGACCTGCCAACCGTTGTCGGAGAGGCGCTCGCCGGAGGAGCGCGCGCCGTGCAGCTCCGCGAAAAGGATCTCTCCAGCCGGGAACTCTACGAGCTGGCCCTGGAGTTGCGCAAGCTGACCGAACGCCACGGCGCCAGGCTCATCATCAACGACCGGATCGATATCGCCCTGGCGGTAAATGCCGATGGTGTGCATCTGGGCAAGGAGAGCATCCCGATCCACCGTGCCCGCAAGCTCCTCGGCCCAACCAGGCTGATCGGAGTCTCCTGCCACAATCAGATCTGTGCCTTGACCGCCGAGGAAAACGGGGCAGACTTCATCACCTTCGGCCCAGTCTTCTTCACCCCGTCCAAGGCACAGTATGGCGAACCGGTCGGGACCGACAAACTCGAAACCGTGGCCCAGCAGCTCAAGATGCCGGTCTTCGGCCTCGGCGGGATCAATCTGCGCAATACCCCGCAGGTATTGAACGCCCATGCCCACGGCATCGCCCTGATCTCTGCCATCATCGCCGCACCAGAACCGGCACGGGCCGCACAGGATCTCCTGGCAGCCATCGCAGGAGTCAAAGCCCAATCCCCGGTCACCGATTGA
- a CDS encoding fumarylacetoacetate hydrolase family protein, producing the protein MPAQTARFTNGDSVPIGKILCIGRNYVDHIHELGNEVPAAPVIFMKPASSVIYDGGCIVIPPYSRDCHHEAELAVLIGARGKDIPENRALAHVAGYGVAIDLTLRDVQAELKKKGLPWDIAKGFDTACPLSTFVPAREVTDPQKLQIHLSVNDQERQNGSTGLMIHPVAQIISHLSTIFTLEQGDLILTGTPAGVGPIVSGDRVVAEIPGVGRLGVTVR; encoded by the coding sequence ATGCCCGCACAAACCGCACGGTTCACGAACGGAGACTCCGTTCCCATCGGCAAGATACTCTGTATCGGCCGCAACTACGTCGACCATATTCACGAACTGGGCAATGAAGTACCTGCAGCCCCGGTGATTTTCATGAAACCGGCCAGCTCGGTCATCTACGATGGCGGCTGCATCGTGATCCCCCCCTATTCGAGGGATTGCCACCATGAGGCAGAGCTGGCGGTGCTGATCGGGGCACGGGGGAAGGATATCCCCGAAAACCGGGCACTGGCGCATGTGGCGGGATACGGCGTGGCAATAGACCTGACACTGCGGGACGTACAGGCGGAGCTGAAAAAAAAGGGGCTCCCCTGGGACATCGCCAAGGGGTTCGACACCGCCTGCCCGCTCTCGACCTTTGTGCCTGCACGCGAGGTGACAGACCCCCAGAAGCTGCAGATCCACCTCTCAGTCAACGATCAGGAACGGCAGAACGGCTCCACCGGTCTGATGATTCACCCGGTGGCACAGATCATCAGCCATCTCTCCACCATCTTTACCCTGGAACAGGGGGACCTGATACTGACCGGCACCCCGGCCGGGGTCGGCCCCATCGTCTCCGGTGACCGGGTAGTGGCCGAGATCCCCGGAGTGGGCAGGCTCGGCGTGACCGTCAGATAA
- a CDS encoding cold-shock protein, which yields MANGVVKWFNDSKGFGFIEQENGEDVFVHFSSIQGDGFKSLAEGQRVSFDIVQGAKGLQAANVVKQ from the coding sequence ATGGCGAACGGCGTGGTAAAATGGTTCAACGACAGTAAAGGTTTTGGGTTCATTGAACAGGAGAACGGCGAGGATGTATTCGTTCATTTCTCCTCGATCCAGGGCGACGGCTTCAAGAGCCTGGCCGAGGGGCAGCGGGTATCGTTCGACATAGTGCAGGGCGCCAAGGGACTCCAGGCTGCTAACGTTGTGAAACAGTAA
- a CDS encoding pyruvate, phosphate dikinase encodes MASKYVYFFGNGQAEGRSEMKNLLGGKGANLAEMTSIGLPVPPGFTITTEVCTEFYKNERQYPAGLKEEVAANLKQVEELMGRTFGDAANPLLVSVRSGARASMPGMMDTILNLGLNDSTVQGIIAQSGDERFAYDAYRRFVQMYSDVVMGMEKDILEHLLEQKKEERGVHLDTDLTAADWKELVGAFKAKIRETLGQSFPEDPQDQLWGAIGAVFGSWMNQRAITYRKLNNIPADWGTAVNVQSMVYGNMGDDCATGVAFTRDPSTGDNYFYGEYLVNAQGEDVVAGIRTPQPINLHQKKPGDLPAMEEVLPECYQQLARIRDILEKHYTDMQDIEFTIEKGKLFMLQTRNGKRTAKAAIKIAVDMVKEGLIDEKTAVLRVQPSQLDQLLHPSLDPKAPKKVVAKGLPASPGAASGAVVFTADEAEAAAKIGLKVILVRVETSPEDIHGMHAAQGILTARGGMTSHAAVVARGMGKCCVAGCSDIKVDYAGESFMAKGNVQIKKGDVITLDGSTGEVMVGEVPTVPPQLTGDFAILMTWVDQHRKLKVRTNADTPHDSKVAREFGAEGIGLCRTEHMFFEADRIMAVREMILAEDLEGREKALAKILPMQKSDFIGIFREMKGLPVTIRLLDPPLHEFLPQEEKDIEALAKTLGVTNQQLKHKVEFLHEFNPMLGHRGCRLGLTYPEIYDMQVQAIMEAACELVKNEGYTIVPEIMIPLVAAVEELKRLRANAIAVCEDVLAKYGVKVEYLIGTMIELPRAALTADEIATEAEFFSFGTNDLTQTTFGLSRDDAGKFLPFYVESGLLPEDPFVSLDQNGVGLLVQMGCDKGRATRPNIKLGICGEHGGDPSSVIFCHKVGLDYVSCSPFRVPIARLAAAHAVLDAK; translated from the coding sequence ATGGCAAGCAAGTATGTCTATTTCTTCGGCAACGGTCAGGCTGAAGGGCGGTCCGAGATGAAAAACCTGTTGGGAGGAAAGGGAGCCAACCTGGCGGAGATGACCAGCATCGGTCTTCCGGTACCCCCCGGTTTTACCATTACCACCGAGGTCTGCACCGAATTCTATAAGAACGAGCGCCAGTATCCGGCCGGGCTCAAGGAAGAGGTCGCTGCCAACCTGAAGCAGGTGGAAGAGCTCATGGGAAGGACCTTTGGCGATGCCGCCAATCCGCTCCTGGTGTCGGTCCGTTCCGGCGCCCGCGCATCCATGCCGGGGATGATGGACACCATCCTCAACCTGGGGCTGAACGACAGCACGGTGCAGGGGATCATCGCCCAGAGCGGTGACGAGCGCTTTGCCTACGACGCCTACCGCCGCTTCGTGCAGATGTATTCCGACGTGGTGATGGGGATGGAGAAGGATATCCTGGAACACCTCCTGGAGCAGAAGAAGGAGGAGCGCGGGGTCCATCTCGACACCGACCTGACCGCAGCCGACTGGAAGGAGCTGGTGGGTGCGTTCAAGGCAAAGATCAGGGAGACCCTCGGCCAGTCCTTCCCCGAAGATCCCCAGGACCAGCTCTGGGGGGCCATCGGCGCCGTATTCGGCTCCTGGATGAATCAGCGCGCCATTACCTACCGGAAACTGAACAACATCCCGGCAGACTGGGGGACCGCGGTCAACGTCCAGTCCATGGTCTACGGCAACATGGGTGACGACTGCGCCACCGGCGTCGCCTTCACCCGCGACCCCTCAACCGGCGACAACTATTTCTACGGCGAATATCTCGTCAATGCTCAGGGTGAGGACGTGGTGGCCGGTATCCGAACCCCGCAGCCGATCAACCTGCACCAGAAGAAGCCGGGCGATCTGCCTGCCATGGAAGAGGTGCTTCCCGAGTGCTACCAGCAGCTGGCCAGAATCCGCGACATCCTGGAGAAGCACTACACGGACATGCAGGACATCGAATTCACCATCGAAAAGGGCAAGCTCTTCATGCTGCAGACCCGCAACGGCAAGCGGACCGCCAAGGCGGCCATCAAGATCGCCGTGGACATGGTGAAGGAAGGGCTCATCGACGAAAAGACGGCAGTGCTCAGGGTGCAGCCGTCTCAGCTGGATCAGCTGCTCCATCCGTCCCTCGATCCGAAGGCGCCGAAGAAGGTCGTTGCCAAAGGGTTGCCCGCCTCTCCCGGCGCTGCCAGCGGTGCCGTGGTCTTTACTGCCGATGAGGCGGAAGCAGCCGCCAAGATCGGCCTCAAGGTGATCCTGGTCCGGGTGGAGACGAGCCCAGAGGATATCCACGGCATGCACGCGGCCCAGGGGATCCTCACTGCCCGCGGCGGCATGACCTCCCACGCGGCGGTCGTGGCCAGGGGCATGGGCAAGTGCTGCGTTGCCGGGTGCAGCGACATCAAGGTCGATTACGCCGGCGAGTCCTTCATGGCCAAGGGTAATGTCCAGATCAAGAAGGGGGACGTGATCACCCTTGACGGCTCCACCGGCGAGGTGATGGTCGGCGAGGTCCCGACGGTGCCGCCACAGCTGACCGGCGATTTCGCCATCCTGATGACCTGGGTCGACCAGCACCGGAAACTGAAGGTACGGACCAACGCCGACACCCCCCACGATTCCAAGGTTGCCCGCGAGTTCGGCGCCGAGGGGATCGGCCTCTGCCGCACCGAGCACATGTTCTTCGAGGCCGACCGGATCATGGCGGTGCGCGAGATGATCCTGGCCGAAGACCTGGAAGGGCGCGAAAAGGCGCTGGCAAAGATCCTCCCCATGCAGAAGAGTGACTTCATCGGCATCTTCCGCGAGATGAAAGGGCTGCCGGTCACCATCCGCCTGCTCGATCCGCCGCTCCACGAATTCCTCCCCCAAGAGGAGAAGGATATCGAGGCCCTGGCCAAGACCCTGGGGGTCACGAACCAGCAGTTGAAGCACAAGGTGGAGTTCCTCCACGAGTTCAACCCGATGCTCGGCCACCGCGGCTGCCGACTGGGGCTGACCTATCCCGAGATCTACGACATGCAGGTCCAGGCGATCATGGAAGCTGCCTGCGAACTGGTAAAAAATGAAGGGTACACCATCGTCCCCGAGATCATGATCCCGCTGGTGGCTGCCGTGGAGGAGCTGAAGCGGCTGCGGGCCAATGCCATCGCGGTCTGCGAAGACGTGCTGGCAAAGTACGGCGTCAAGGTGGAATACCTGATCGGCACCATGATAGAACTGCCGCGGGCGGCGCTCACCGCCGACGAGATCGCCACCGAAGCCGAGTTCTTCTCCTTCGGCACCAACGATCTGACCCAGACCACCTTCGGCCTTTCCCGCGACGACGCCGGCAAGTTCCTGCCGTTCTATGTGGAGAGCGGCCTCCTTCCCGAAGACCCCTTTGTCTCCCTGGACCAGAACGGCGTTGGCCTGCTGGTGCAGATGGGGTGCGACAAGGGGCGGGCGACCCGGCCGAACATCAAGCTCGGCATCTGCGGCGAGCATGGCGGCGATCCCTCCTCGGTCATATTCTGCCACAAGGTGGGGCTCGATTACGTCTCCTGTTCGCCGTTCAGGGTTCCCATTGCCCGACTGGCTGCTGCCCATGCGGTCCTTGACGCGAAATGA
- a CDS encoding glycine--tRNA ligase subunit beta yields MNKELFLEIGTEEIPAGFLPKAMADMEAMIRKELEHARLSFGEIRTLATPRRLVLCVQGLPSLQPDAETCALGPAKNIAFDNDGKPSKAAEGFARGQGVGVAELQLVSTEKGEYVAAVKKESGRPSPDLLAEILPRFIANIPFRKSMRWSDLDVRFARPIHWIVALFDGVVVPFSFGTVQSGNISRGHRFMANQQFPVRDCAHYLEECERHFVIPDPAQRKETIRREIHRVAKAAGGHLLPDEGLLDEVTYLVEYPSVVKGGFSTVFLDVPKEVLITSMRSHQRYFSIVDDNGRLMPGFITINNTLTEDPSVVVKGNERVLRARLSDARFFFEEDKKISLEARVESLKQVVYQQKLGTSFEKMERFKALAEGLAESLNPAVRAKASRAAFLCKADLVTGMVGEFPEVQGIMGREYALLQGEDPEVAVAIAEHYLPTQAGGDLPTSDIGAFVSMADKVDTICGCFGVGLIPTGSADPYALRRCALGVINIVLDREYRLSVSELVDRALGLLAAKLTRPAAEVKADVLEFFKGRFVNLMNDRYPADAVDAAVAAGCDDLVDAAARIGSLAAFKGRDDFEPLAVAFKRVCNIVKEGVEAAIDPHLFQDSAEQELHAAFLEVQAKVSTAVASREYVSALAEIASLRGPVDLFFDRVMVMAEDERVRTNRLALLTGIARLFGGVADFARIAA; encoded by the coding sequence ATGAACAAAGAACTTTTCCTTGAAATCGGGACCGAGGAGATCCCGGCCGGCTTCCTTCCCAAGGCGATGGCCGACATGGAGGCCATGATCCGTAAGGAGCTGGAGCATGCACGGCTCTCCTTCGGCGAGATCCGTACCCTGGCAACCCCCCGCCGCCTGGTGCTCTGCGTGCAGGGGCTGCCGTCTCTGCAGCCCGATGCCGAGACCTGCGCACTCGGCCCGGCAAAGAACATCGCCTTTGACAATGATGGGAAGCCGAGCAAGGCAGCGGAAGGGTTTGCCCGCGGCCAGGGGGTCGGTGTCGCTGAGCTGCAGCTGGTTTCGACGGAAAAAGGGGAGTACGTGGCCGCGGTGAAAAAGGAGAGCGGACGTCCCTCTCCCGACCTTCTGGCCGAGATCCTGCCCCGGTTCATTGCCAACATCCCCTTCAGGAAGTCCATGCGCTGGTCCGACCTGGATGTCCGTTTCGCCCGGCCGATCCACTGGATCGTGGCGCTGTTCGACGGGGTCGTGGTCCCCTTCTCCTTCGGCACGGTCCAGAGCGGCAACATCTCCCGCGGCCACCGTTTCATGGCCAACCAGCAGTTTCCGGTGCGCGACTGCGCCCACTACCTGGAGGAGTGCGAACGGCACTTCGTGATCCCCGATCCGGCGCAGCGCAAGGAGACCATCCGGCGGGAGATCCACCGGGTCGCCAAGGCTGCCGGCGGGCACCTGCTGCCGGACGAGGGGCTCCTGGACGAGGTGACCTACCTGGTTGAGTATCCCAGCGTGGTGAAAGGGGGTTTCTCCACCGTCTTCCTCGATGTGCCGAAGGAGGTGCTGATCACCTCCATGCGGAGCCACCAGCGCTACTTCTCCATCGTCGACGACAACGGCAGGCTGATGCCCGGCTTCATCACCATCAACAACACCCTCACCGAAGACCCGTCGGTGGTGGTCAAGGGGAACGAGCGGGTGCTCCGCGCCCGGCTCTCCGATGCCCGCTTCTTCTTCGAGGAAGACAAGAAGATCAGCCTGGAGGCACGGGTTGAGTCGCTGAAGCAGGTGGTCTACCAGCAGAAGCTCGGCACCTCGTTTGAGAAGATGGAGCGGTTCAAGGCGCTGGCCGAAGGGCTGGCCGAGAGCCTCAATCCGGCGGTCAGGGCTAAGGCCTCCCGTGCCGCCTTTCTCTGCAAGGCAGACCTGGTGACCGGCATGGTGGGGGAATTCCCCGAGGTACAGGGGATCATGGGGCGCGAATACGCGCTCCTGCAGGGAGAGGACCCGGAAGTGGCCGTGGCGATCGCCGAGCATTACCTGCCGACCCAGGCAGGCGGCGACCTGCCGACCAGCGACATCGGCGCCTTCGTCTCCATGGCTGACAAGGTCGATACCATCTGCGGCTGCTTCGGCGTCGGCCTGATCCCCACCGGCTCTGCCGATCCGTATGCCCTGCGCCGCTGTGCACTCGGCGTCATCAACATCGTCCTCGACCGCGAATACCGTCTCTCCGTCAGCGAGTTGGTGGACCGCGCACTCGGGCTCCTCGCTGCCAAGCTGACCCGGCCGGCAGCAGAGGTAAAGGCCGATGTCCTGGAGTTCTTCAAGGGGCGCTTTGTCAACCTGATGAATGACCGCTACCCGGCAGACGCCGTGGATGCGGCAGTGGCCGCAGGCTGCGACGACCTGGTGGATGCGGCCGCACGGATAGGCTCCCTGGCGGCGTTCAAGGGGCGCGACGACTTCGAGCCGCTGGCAGTTGCCTTCAAGCGGGTCTGCAACATCGTCAAGGAAGGGGTGGAGGCAGCCATCGATCCGCATCTGTTCCAGGACAGTGCCGAACAGGAGCTGCACGCGGCATTCCTGGAGGTGCAGGCAAAGGTCTCGACCGCTGTCGCGAGTCGCGAGTATGTTTCCGCACTGGCAGAGATCGCTTCCCTGCGGGGTCCCGTGGACCTCTTCTTTGACCGGGTCATGGTCATGGCCGAGGATGAACGGGTAAGAACCAACCGATTGGCCCTTTTGACCGGGATAGCCCGGTTGTTCGGAGGGGTCGCAGACTTCGCCAGAATCGCCGCATAG
- the glyQ gene encoding glycine--tRNA ligase subunit alpha — protein sequence MTFQDLILSLQGYWAKQGCVIQQPYDTEKGAGTFNPATFLRVLGPEPWKVAYVEPSRRPTDGRYGENPNRLQHYYQFQVILKPNPTNILDLYLDSLRAFGIDPNKHDIRFVEDDWESPTLGAWGLGWEVWLDGMEITQFTYFQQAGGIDLKPVAGEITYGCERIAMYLQGVDNVYDLEWIDGVKYGDIHHITEVEFSTYNFEEANVPLLLESFNNFEKECIRLVAKDLVFPAYDFVMKCSHTFNLLDARGAISVTERASYIGRVRNVARLCAEAYVRQRERLGYPLLKGGR from the coding sequence GTGACCTTTCAGGACCTGATCCTCTCACTGCAGGGCTACTGGGCCAAGCAGGGGTGTGTCATCCAGCAGCCCTACGATACGGAGAAGGGTGCCGGTACCTTCAACCCCGCGACCTTCCTGCGCGTTCTCGGCCCCGAGCCGTGGAAGGTGGCCTATGTGGAGCCTTCCCGCCGCCCGACCGACGGCCGCTATGGCGAGAACCCCAACCGCCTGCAGCACTACTACCAGTTCCAGGTCATCCTGAAGCCGAATCCCACCAATATCCTGGATCTCTACCTGGATTCGCTGAGGGCCTTCGGCATCGACCCCAACAAGCACGACATCCGCTTCGTGGAGGACGACTGGGAGTCGCCGACCCTGGGCGCCTGGGGCTTGGGCTGGGAGGTCTGGCTCGATGGCATGGAGATCACCCAGTTCACCTATTTCCAGCAGGCCGGCGGCATCGACCTGAAGCCGGTAGCCGGTGAGATCACCTATGGCTGCGAGCGGATCGCCATGTATCTCCAGGGGGTGGACAACGTCTACGACCTGGAGTGGATCGACGGCGTCAAGTACGGCGACATCCATCACATCACCGAGGTCGAGTTTTCCACCTACAACTTCGAGGAAGCCAATGTGCCGCTCCTGCTCGAATCCTTCAACAACTTCGAGAAGGAGTGCATCAGGCTGGTGGCAAAAGACCTGGTCTTTCCCGCCTATGACTTCGTCATGAAGTGTTCCCATACCTTCAACCTCCTGGATGCCCGCGGCGCCATCTCGGTCACCGAGCGGGCCTCCTATATCGGCCGGGTCCGGAACGTGGCGCGGCTCTGCGCAGAGGCCTATGTCAGGCAGCGCGAGCGTCTCGGCTACCCGCTGCTGAAAGGAGGTCGCTGA
- a CDS encoding MBL fold metallo-hydrolase, with translation MMRRLFRYLEPTFFAGLIDDPCLIVRDRPIHASIMLDCGSLSHLAKREMKPVRAIFVSHAHMDHFMGFDTFLRQTHASPRQVELYGPPGIADRVAAKLCAYDWNLTEPYWCTIRVVEVYRDRLEETVFPGPEGFPRCPAGERPRSGRVIYCHNHLEVEAEQLDHGIPVLAFRVNERKVFAVDEEKLAGLGYAQGDWLRELKRRFFAEWPEAGPLQVLRLVGDAVRTEPVADAADLYRQLAGAHDVASIGYLTDVGYSPENRERMAAFLDGVRLLVSECSFLAEDLHRARTSRHLATCDVNDLLARVRPARYLPMHLSKIYLGRSPELFAQLKPPEGTTILRFPEHVAPRPLYACEMPSIRGGGADC, from the coding sequence ATCATGCGCCGTCTTTTCCGATACCTTGAGCCGACCTTTTTCGCCGGGCTGATCGACGACCCCTGCCTGATCGTCCGCGACCGCCCCATCCATGCCAGCATCATGCTCGACTGCGGCTCCCTGTCCCACCTGGCCAAGCGGGAGATGAAGCCGGTCCGCGCCATCTTCGTCTCCCATGCCCACATGGACCACTTCATGGGGTTCGACACCTTCCTTCGCCAGACCCATGCCAGCCCCCGGCAGGTCGAGCTTTACGGCCCGCCCGGCATCGCAGACCGGGTCGCTGCCAAGCTTTGCGCCTATGACTGGAACCTGACCGAACCCTACTGGTGCACCATCCGGGTGGTGGAGGTGTACCGGGACCGGCTGGAGGAGACCGTTTTCCCGGGCCCGGAAGGGTTTCCCCGTTGCCCGGCCGGCGAGCGTCCCCGGAGTGGCCGGGTCATCTATTGCCACAACCACCTGGAGGTGGAGGCCGAGCAGCTGGACCACGGTATACCGGTCCTTGCCTTTCGCGTCAACGAGCGGAAGGTCTTTGCGGTCGACGAGGAGAAGCTGGCCGGTCTCGGGTATGCACAGGGCGACTGGCTGCGGGAGCTGAAGCGGCGCTTCTTTGCCGAGTGGCCGGAAGCGGGGCCGCTGCAGGTCCTGCGTCTGGTGGGTGATGCCGTCCGTACCGAGCCGGTGGCGGATGCGGCAGACCTCTACCGGCAGCTTGCCGGTGCACATGACGTGGCCAGTATCGGCTACCTGACCGACGTGGGCTACTCCCCGGAGAACCGGGAGCGGATGGCTGCCTTCCTGGACGGGGTGCGCCTTCTGGTGAGCGAATGCTCGTTTCTGGCCGAGGACCTGCACCGGGCGCGTACCTCACGGCATCTTGCCACCTGCGACGTGAACGACCTGCTCGCCAGGGTCCGGCCGGCCCGCTATCTCCCCATGCACCTCTCAAAGATCTACCTGGGACGAAGCCCGGAGCTGTTCGCACAGCTGAAGCCGCCGGAGGGGACCACGATCCTCCGCTTTCCCGAACATGTTGCCCCGCGCCCCCTGTATGCCTGCGAAATGCCGTCCATCCGCGGTGGTGGAGCGGATTGTTGA
- the mutM gene encoding bifunctional DNA-formamidopyrimidine glycosylase/DNA-(apurinic or apyrimidinic site) lyase: protein MPELPEVETTRLAIMPHIVGKKILLVVVRTSRLRQPIPDLARLLPGRTVQGVERRGKYLLIACDRGWLIIHLGMSGNLRVVPAGSMPGRHDHLDILLEQDTLLRFNDPRRFGLVLWTGEDPLQHPLLAAIGPEPLGNAFSGDYLIRVSRGRKTAIKQLIMESGIVAGVGNIYASEALFRAAIHPALPAGELDTERAAQLVAAIREVLQDSIEQGETTIRDFRAGEETSGYHAVRLAVYGREGEPCPRCGARIGRMRLGGRSTYFCADCQR from the coding sequence ATGCCCGAACTCCCCGAAGTCGAAACGACCCGCCTCGCCATCATGCCCCATATTGTGGGGAAAAAGATCCTGCTGGTCGTCGTCAGGACCTCGCGCCTGCGGCAGCCGATCCCCGACCTGGCACGCCTGCTGCCGGGCCGGACCGTGCAGGGCGTGGAGCGGCGCGGCAAATACCTGCTGATCGCCTGCGACCGGGGGTGGCTGATCATCCACTTGGGGATGTCGGGCAACCTCCGGGTCGTCCCGGCCGGCTCCATGCCGGGCAGGCACGATCATCTCGATATCCTGCTTGAACAAGATACGCTCCTGCGCTTCAACGACCCGCGCCGCTTCGGCCTCGTGCTCTGGACCGGGGAAGACCCGCTGCAACACCCACTCCTCGCCGCCATCGGGCCTGAGCCGCTCGGCAACGCGTTTTCCGGCGACTACCTGATCCGCGTCAGCAGGGGGAGGAAGACCGCCATCAAGCAGTTGATCATGGAGAGCGGGATCGTGGCCGGTGTGGGGAACATCTATGCCAGCGAGGCCCTGTTTCGGGCAGCCATCCACCCTGCCCTGCCGGCGGGGGAGCTCGACACGGAGCGCGCGGCACAGCTGGTGGCGGCCATCAGGGAGGTGCTGCAGGATTCCATCGAGCAGGGGGAGACGACCATCCGTGATTTCAGGGCGGGCGAGGAGACGAGCGGCTACCATGCCGTGCGGCTGGCGGTCTACGGCAGGGAGGGAGAGCCGTGCCCCCGCTGCGGCGCACGGATCGGCCGGATGCGGCTGGGGGGGAGATCGACCTATTTCTGTGCCGACTGCCAGCGCTGA
- a CDS encoding 50S ribosomal protein L9 yields the protein MKVILQENIDTLGHIGDIVKVAPGYARNYLLPRGLAVEATVRNAKALEHAKRQLEYKKNKVLEQAKGLAAKIEAITLVISHQAGEEGKLFGSVTNMELAEKLKEQGIEIDRKKIVAEPIKHLGESTAAVKIHPDVTATLKVSVTKSE from the coding sequence ATGAAAGTGATTCTGCAGGAAAACATCGATACCCTGGGGCACATCGGCGACATCGTCAAGGTAGCCCCCGGCTATGCCCGGAACTACCTCCTTCCCCGCGGCCTGGCCGTCGAGGCGACCGTGCGCAACGCCAAGGCCCTTGAGCACGCCAAGCGCCAGCTGGAGTACAAGAAGAACAAGGTCCTGGAGCAGGCCAAGGGTCTTGCCGCCAAGATCGAGGCCATTACTCTCGTCATCAGCCATCAGGCTGGGGAAGAGGGGAAGCTGTTCGGCTCCGTGACCAACATGGAACTGGCCGAAAAGCTGAAGGAGCAGGGGATCGAGATCGATCGGAAGAAGATCGTTGCCGAGCCGATCAAGCATCTCGGCGAGTCGACCGCTGCCGTCAAGATCCACCCCGATGTGACCGCCACCCTCAAGGTGAGCGTGACCAAGTCAGAGTAG